The proteins below are encoded in one region of Aeromonas veronii:
- the recF gene encoding DNA replication/repair protein RecF (All proteins in this family for which functions are known are DNA-binding proteins that assist the filamentation of RecA onto DNA for the initiation of recombination or recombinational repair.), whose protein sequence is MSLVKLQLSDFRNIQQASLVLSPGLNILVGCNGSGKTSVLEAIHYLGLGRSFRTHLTGRVIRQGERAFTLFAQCELEGRQVPIGLAKDKGGETQLKIAGAQAQRLADLAELLPVQLIHPDGFNLLTGGPQARRAWLDWGVFHQEPGFFSLWGRVRRLLKQRNALLRQSSQYRQLAFWDQELVRLGGELAEFRASYCQAITPLIKEMTADFLPEFDISLGFYRGWERETPLGDLLEAGFERDRSLGYTGVGPQKADVRLKANGVPAQDILSRGQLKLLVCAMRLAQGLYLNQHSSRGCIFLIDDFASELDVDKRRLLAARLKQCASQVFITAIDTGQLADMMDASDCKLFHVEQGKISETLEKAESKL, encoded by the coding sequence GTGTCCCTGGTCAAACTCCAGCTCAGCGACTTTCGCAATATCCAGCAGGCCAGTCTCGTGCTGTCCCCCGGCCTCAATATCCTGGTCGGGTGCAATGGCAGCGGCAAGACCAGCGTGCTGGAAGCCATTCATTACCTGGGTCTCGGCCGTTCTTTTCGTACTCACCTGACCGGGCGGGTCATCCGCCAGGGCGAGCGGGCCTTTACCCTGTTTGCCCAGTGCGAGCTGGAGGGGCGTCAGGTGCCCATCGGGCTCGCCAAGGACAAGGGCGGGGAGACCCAGCTCAAGATCGCGGGTGCCCAGGCCCAGCGGCTGGCCGATCTGGCCGAGTTGCTGCCGGTGCAGTTGATCCATCCCGATGGTTTCAACCTGCTGACCGGGGGGCCCCAGGCTCGCCGGGCCTGGCTCGATTGGGGCGTTTTTCATCAGGAGCCGGGCTTCTTCTCCCTGTGGGGACGGGTGCGGCGGTTGCTGAAACAACGTAACGCCCTGCTGCGTCAAAGCAGTCAGTATCGCCAGTTGGCGTTCTGGGATCAGGAGTTGGTGCGGCTGGGGGGCGAGTTGGCCGAGTTTCGCGCCAGTTATTGTCAGGCCATTACGCCCCTGATCAAGGAGATGACGGCGGATTTCTTGCCGGAATTCGACATCAGTCTCGGTTTCTATCGGGGCTGGGAGAGAGAGACTCCCCTCGGCGACTTGCTGGAGGCGGGGTTCGAGCGGGATCGTTCACTGGGCTATACAGGGGTTGGCCCGCAGAAGGCCGATGTACGGCTCAAGGCGAACGGGGTACCCGCTCAGGATATTTTGTCCAGGGGCCAGCTGAAGTTGCTGGTCTGCGCCATGCGACTGGCCCAAGGGCTCTATTTGAATCAACATAGCAGCCGTGGCTGTATTTTTTTAATTGATGATTTTGCCTCTGAACTGGATGTCGACAAGCGCCGCCTGTTGGCCGCAAGGCTGAAGCAGTGTGCGTCCCAGGTGTTTATCACCGCCATCGACACCGGTCAGCTCGCAGACATGATGGATGCGAGTGACTGCAAGCTGTTCCACGTGGAACAAGGCAAGATCTCCGAAACATTAGAGAAGGCAGAGAGTAAGCTATGA
- the dnaN gene encoding DNA polymerase III subunit beta: MQLEISREALLRPLQLVSGALGGRPTLPILGNVLLDVSNGLLSLTGTDLEVEMIGQVYLNNDSQDGRTTVPARKLLDICRGLPEGADIRLNTEGERLIIRSGRSRFNLSTLPATEYPNIEDWESVLEFDISQLELKKLIDATQFSMASQDVRYYLNGMLFESEGHGLRTVATDGHRLATCRREVVQESLPDHQVILPRKGVLELVRLLEAEDKPVRLQIGRNNLRAALDGFIFTSKLVDGRFPDWRRVIPRGSDKALIAGREDLRQAFARAAILSNEKFRGVRLNLQQHLLRITANNPEQEEAEELLDVQYEAGEMEIGFNVSYVLDVLNTLKCDQIRISLSDSISSAIIEDFESQDAQYVVMPMRI; this comes from the coding sequence ATGCAGCTCGAAATTAGCCGTGAGGCCCTGTTACGTCCTCTGCAACTGGTGTCCGGTGCCCTGGGTGGCCGGCCGACCCTGCCCATCCTCGGCAACGTGCTGCTCGATGTCAGCAACGGTCTGCTGTCGCTGACCGGGACCGACCTCGAGGTGGAGATGATCGGTCAGGTCTATCTCAACAACGACAGTCAGGATGGCCGCACCACAGTGCCGGCCCGCAAGCTGCTGGATATCTGCCGTGGCCTGCCGGAAGGGGCGGACATTCGTCTCAACACCGAAGGTGAGCGGCTGATCATCCGTTCCGGCCGCTCCCGCTTCAACCTGTCGACCCTGCCAGCGACCGAATACCCGAACATCGAGGATTGGGAGTCGGTGCTCGAGTTCGACATCAGCCAGCTGGAGCTTAAGAAACTCATCGACGCGACCCAGTTCTCCATGGCCAGCCAGGATGTGCGCTACTACCTGAACGGCATGCTGTTCGAGAGCGAGGGCCACGGCCTGCGCACCGTCGCCACCGATGGTCACCGGCTGGCGACCTGTCGCCGCGAGGTGGTGCAGGAATCGCTGCCCGATCATCAGGTCATCCTGCCGCGCAAAGGGGTGCTGGAACTGGTCCGTCTGCTGGAAGCGGAAGACAAGCCGGTCCGGTTGCAGATCGGTCGCAACAACCTGCGCGCCGCCCTCGATGGCTTCATCTTCACCTCCAAGCTGGTGGATGGCCGCTTCCCGGATTGGCGCCGTGTCATCCCGCGGGGCAGCGACAAGGCCCTGATCGCCGGTCGTGAAGACTTGCGCCAGGCCTTCGCCCGCGCCGCCATTCTCTCCAACGAAAAATTCCGTGGGGTGCGTCTCAATTTGCAGCAGCATTTGCTGCGCATCACCGCCAACAACCCGGAACAGGAAGAAGCGGAAGAGCTGCTTGACGTACAATACGAGGCTGGCGAGATGGAGATCGGCTTCAACGTCTCCTATGTGCTGGACGTGCTGAATACGTTAAAATGTGACCAAATCCGGATCAGCCTGAGCGATTCCATCAGCAGCGCCATTATTGAGGATTTTGAGAGCCAAGATGCCCAATACGTGGTGATGCCGATGCGGATCTAG